In Mycoplasmopsis cynos, the DNA window ATATGACCCCACAGCCGGTTCTGGTTCTTTATTAATTAGAGTTGCAGAAAAATTCCAAAAACATATGAATGAATTACATCATGATATTAGAATTAATATATTGCACAAGAAATTCTACCAACCTCATTTAAGACATTGAGTATGAACTTAATTATGCATAATATTCCACCACAATTAATAAACATTAGAGAAGCTGATACCTTAGAAGATGATTGACCAACAGAAAGTAACGGAGATAAAAAAGTTAAAGCTATTGTAGCAAATCCACCTTATTCTCATCTTTGAAAACCTGATAATAAAATAATGATCCAAGATTCCAATCATATGGTCTTGCTCCAAAATCAAAAGCTGATTATGCCTTTTTATTACATAGTTTATATACCATTTAGATAAAGATGGAATAATGGCAATAGTTTTACCTCACGGAGTTTTATTTAGAGGCGGTTCTGAATATGAAATTAGAAAATCATTAATCAAAAAACAAAAAATTGATACCATTATTGGACTTCCTAATAATATGTTTATGGGTACTGGTATTTCAACTATAATAATGATTCTTAAAGAAAACAAAACTACTGACGACATTATGTTTGTTGATGGTTCTAAACTTTTTTCAAAAGATGGAAATAAAATAAAACTTGATAGATCACATATTATCAAAATATCAGATGTTGTTAATAACAGAATTGAAAAAGATGGATTTTCAAGAATTGTTTCGCTTAAAGAAGTTGAGGAAAATGACTACAATCTAAATATTTCAAGATATATAGATAATTATGATAAAGATGAAATTCATGACTTATATTCAACAATGTATGGTGGAGTATCTGACCAAGAAATTTCGGTTTTAAATCCATTTTGAAATAAGTTTATTGGTTTAAAAGAAAAACTTATTTCAAAAAGACCTGACGGATATAATCTTTTAAATCTAAAAAATGATGATTTAGTAAATACAGTAAAAAATGATTCATATGTAAAAGAGTTTATTAAAGAAAATAAAGACATTGCAAATTTAATTATCGAGTTTATTAAGAAAAATATTCCTTCATATGAAAATATTAATGAAATTAATGTTTATAACTTTGAAAGTAATTTCGAAGAATTTATATTAAATATTAAAGATAATGCCTTTATTGAAAAATATGACATATATCAAGTAGCGATTGAAAAATTCGAGATTATTAAAGAGGATATTGAAATAATTCAAAATTATCAAAATGATAATATCTCAATTTCAGAAATTCTTATTCAAGAAAAAAATATTGAAAATAATAAAAATGGCACTCTAGTCAATTGAGATGCTCGCTTAATAGGCAAGGAATTTATTATTGAGAAATTTTTTGTTAATGAATTAAATGAAATAAAAAAATTAAAATACAATATCGATTCAATAGAAAGCGAAATTAAAGAAACATTTGAATCAATTGATGAAGAAGAAAAAGATCTACCTATATTTAAAGAAAATGGTTTTGATAATAAAGAATTATCAAAACAAGTTGCTATTTTAAAGAAGGATAAATATGCATTAGATAATCTTGAATTAGCCGACAAACTTATTCATGTTTATAATTTAAACAACGAACTTAAAAATTTAAAAGACTTACTCAAAATAAATGAGTTCGAATTATTAAACGCCTCTTGTAAAATAAAAGATCATAAAATGTATTTTATCTAGTGAATCGTATTTTTTCAAGAGAGGCGTTTAATAATTCGAACTCATTTATTTTGAGTAAGTCTTTTAAATTTTTAAGTTCGTTGTTTAAATTATAAACATGAATAAGTTTGTCGGCTAATTCAAGATTATCTAATGCATATTTATCCTTCTTTAAAATAGCAACTTGTTTTGATAATTCTTTATTATCAAAACCATTTTCTTTAAATATAGGTAGATCTTTTTCTTCTTCATCAATTGATTCAAATGTTTCTTTAATTTCGCTTTCTATTGAATCGATATTGTATTTTAATTTTTTTATTTCATTTAATTCATTAACAAAAAATTTCTCAATAATAAATTCCTTGCCTATTAAGCGAGCATCTCAATTGACTAGAGTGCCATTTTTATTATTTTCAATATTTTTTTTCTTGAATAAGAATTTCTGAAATTGAGATATTATCATTTTGATAATTTTGAATTATTTCAATATCCTCTTTAATAATCTCGAATTTTTCAATCGCTACTTGATATATGTCATATTTTTCAATAAAGGCATTATCTTTAATATTTAATATAAATTCTTCGAAATTACTTTCAAAGTTATAAACATTAATTTCATTAATATTTTCATATGAAGGAATATTTTTCTTAATAAACTCGATAATTAAATTTGCAATGTCTTTATTTTCTTTAATAAACTCTTTTACATATGAATCATTTTTTACTGTATTTACTAAATCATCATTTTTTAGATTTAAAAGATTATATCCGTCAGGTCTTTTTGAAATAAGTTTTTCTTTTAAACCAATAAACTTATTTCAAAATGGATTTAAAACCGAAATTTCTTGGTCAGATACTCCACCATACATTGTTGAATATAAGTCATGAATTTCATCTTTATCATAATTATCTATATATCTTGAAATATTTAGATTGTAGTCATTTTCCTCAACTTCTTTAAGCGAAACAATTCTTGAAAATCCATCTTTTTCAATTCTGTTATTAACAACATCTGATATTTTGATAATATGTGATCTATCAAGTTTATTTTTATTTCCATCTTTTGAAAAAAGTTTAGAACCATCAACAAACATAATGTCGTCAGTAGTTTTGTTTTCTTTAAGAATCATTATTATAGTTGAAATACCAGTACCCATAAACATATTATTAGGAAGTCCAATAATGGTATCAATTTTTTGTTTTTTGATTAATGATTTTCTAATTTCATATTCAGAACCGCCTCTAAATAAAACTCCGTGAGGTAAAACTATTGCCATTATTCCATCTTTATCTAAATGGTATAAACTATGTAATAAAAAGGCATAATCAGCTTTTGATTTTGGAGCAAGACCATATGATTGGAATCTTGGATCATTTATTTTATTATCAGGTTTTCAAAGATGAGAATAAGGTGGATTTGCTACAATAGCTTTAACTTTTTTATCTCCGTTACTTTCTGTTGGTCAATCATCTTCTAAGGTATCAGCTTCTCTAATGTTTATTAATTGTGGTGGAATATTATGCATAATTAAGTTCATACTCAATGTCTTAAATGAGGTTGGTAGAATTTCTTGTGCAATATATTTAATTCTAATATCATGATGTAATTCATTCATATGTTTTTGGAATTTTTCTGCAACTCTAATTAATAAAGAACCAGAACCGGCTGTGGGGTCATATATTCTAATTAAATCATCTTTATCATATGTAAATTTACTAAGATGGAATGAAATTATTTCAGACATTAGAATCCCGGCTTCAAGTGGTGTGTAAAATTCCCCAGCTTTTTTACCTGCTGTTGAGGCAAACTCACCAATTAAATATTGATAAATAAAACCTAATACATCATAATCTTGTTTTTTAGTTGGAATTTCATCAATAATTCTAACAACCTTTTTGATGCTATCTTCATTTTTGACCTTTTGAATTGAAAGATAAAATTCATCAAATATGTTTTTATATAATGAATTCTGTTGGTTAATATTTTCTATTTCACTATTAAAGTGATTAATTGATTCGATAATATAGTTTCGATCAAATTTACTACGAAATTCTTTTTTATTTCATGATGAAAATAAATATTCA includes these proteins:
- a CDS encoding N-6 DNA methylase; amino-acid sequence: MGEFASTAGKKAGEFYTPLEAGILMSEIISFHLSKFTYDKDDLIRIYDPTAGSGSLLIRVAEKFQKHMNELHHDIRINILHKKFYQPHLRHWVWT
- a CDS encoding N-6 DNA methylase, with the translated sequence MAIVLPHGVLFRGGSEYEIRKSLIKKQKIDTIIGLPNNMFMGTGISTIIMILKENKTTDDIMFVDGSKLFSKDGNKIKLDRSHIIKISDVVNNRIEKDGFSRIVSLKEVEENDYNLNISRYIDNYDKDEIHDLYSTMYGGVSDQEISVLNPFWNKFIGLKEKLISKRPDGYNLLNLKNDDLVNTVKNDSYVKEFIKENKDIANLIIEFIKKNIPSYENINEINVYNFESNFEEFILNIKDNAFIEKYDIYQVAIEKFEIIKEDIEIIQNYQNDNISISEILIQEKNIENNKNGTLVNWDARLIGKEFIIEKFFVNELNEIKKLKYNIDSIESEIKETFESIDEEEKDLPIFKENGFDNKELSKQVAILKKDKYALDNLELADKLIHVYNLNNELKNLKDLLKINEFELLNASCKIKDHKMYFI
- a CDS encoding type I restriction-modification system subunit M, yielding MAKNLENNQDFIKMSKQKLANKIWSAANELRSQLDVTEYDKIILGLIFYKYLSSKQTETLIDKNGDYQLCQKNDEKSNNNECYLYIEDLTKGENPDQIVDSLKENLGFYIPYEYLFSSWNKKEFRSKFDRNYIIESINHFNSEIENINQQNSLYKNIFDEFYLSIQKVKNEDSIKKVVRIIDEIPTKKQDYDVLGFIYQYLIGEFASTAGKKAGEFYTPLEAGILMSEIISFHLSKFTYDKDDLIRIYDPTAGSGSLLIRVAEKFQKHMNELHHDIRIKYIAQEILPTSFKTLSMNLIMHNIPPQLINIREADTLEDDWPTESNGDKKVKAIVANPPYSHLWKPDNKINDPRFQSYGLAPKSKADYAFLLHSLYHLDKDGIMAIVLPHGVLFRGGSEYEIRKSLIKKQKIDTIIGLPNNMFMGTGISTIIMILKENKTTDDIMFVDGSKLFSKDGNKNKLDRSHIIKISDVVNNRIEKDGFSRIVSLKEVEENDYNLNISRYIDNYDKDEIHDLYSTMYGGVSDQEISVLNPFWNKFIGLKEKLISKRPDGYNLLNLKNDDLVNTVKNDSYVKEFIKENKDIANLIIEFIKKNIPSYENINEINVYNFESNFEEFILNIKDNAFIEKYDIYQVAIEKFEIIKEDIEIIQNYQNDNISISEILIQEKKYWK